Proteins encoded by one window of Candidatus Poribacteria bacterium:
- a CDS encoding radical SAM protein, which translates to MNRKKIAVIDLTTNKSRHSLYGRVMYPNFASIMPQAIAVWCRAEGHDVTFVCYTGHEDLIEDLPDDLDLAIIGTFTLGAQLAYALSNRLRSEGVITVLGGPHARCYPEDAQQYFDYVLGFTDKAVIREVLSDCSKYRPIGAYMAAKQQPVELPSVRERWSFIEPILQKAWLFKGIPMLGSLGCPYTCAFCIDADIPYQPLDFDVIKEDLRFLLAQVRHPIVGWHDPNFGVRFDDYMGAIEEAIPPNSIRFIAESSLSLLPERHLKRLQKNGFKAILPGIESWFDLGNKSKTGSMMGMEKVRKISHEVNTILRYIPYVQANFVFGLDTDEGTEPFELTKRFVDMTPGIYPAYNIVTAYGRAAVLNLDYQRANRVIPIPFHFMNNLCTNVKPSNYSWTEFYTYMIDLNDHAFSWKSIVNRCRVNKEPIPRWTNVVRGIEARAGKMKMHREMLQRFDTDRKFRAYFEQETTELPQFYVDRIRNDLGPLWEWLPEGALHYDPNAYLKSEQSRALTIADSPTGQNRKEI; encoded by the coding sequence ATGAATCGAAAAAAAATTGCGGTTATTGATTTGACGACTAACAAGAGTCGTCATTCTTTATACGGGCGTGTTATGTATCCGAACTTTGCAAGTATTATGCCTCAAGCAATAGCGGTCTGGTGTAGAGCAGAAGGACACGATGTTACATTTGTATGTTATACGGGGCATGAAGATTTAATTGAAGATTTGCCAGATGACCTGGACCTCGCAATTATCGGGACCTTTACGCTCGGTGCACAACTTGCTTATGCCTTAAGCAACCGTCTTCGGTCGGAAGGTGTCATCACTGTATTAGGGGGTCCACACGCGCGATGCTACCCGGAGGATGCGCAGCAATACTTTGATTACGTGCTGGGTTTTACGGATAAAGCCGTCATTAGAGAAGTCTTATCTGATTGTTCAAAATATCGTCCGATTGGTGCCTATATGGCTGCGAAACAACAACCGGTGGAACTTCCGAGCGTCCGTGAGCGTTGGTCGTTTATTGAACCGATATTGCAAAAAGCATGGCTTTTCAAGGGCATCCCGATGTTAGGAAGTCTTGGATGCCCGTATACTTGTGCTTTCTGTATTGATGCGGATATCCCGTATCAACCGCTCGATTTTGATGTTATCAAGGAGGATCTCCGTTTTCTTTTGGCTCAAGTCAGACATCCTATAGTCGGCTGGCATGATCCGAATTTCGGGGTTCGATTTGATGACTATATGGGTGCGATTGAAGAGGCGATACCGCCAAATAGCATCCGTTTCATTGCCGAAAGTAGTTTGTCGCTGTTGCCTGAGCGACATCTCAAACGTCTCCAGAAGAATGGGTTTAAAGCGATCCTACCGGGTATTGAGTCGTGGTTTGACCTCGGCAACAAATCAAAAACAGGTTCAATGATGGGGATGGAGAAGGTCCGAAAGATCTCTCATGAGGTCAATACTATCTTGAGATATATCCCTTATGTTCAAGCGAATTTTGTATTCGGACTCGATACCGATGAAGGTACGGAACCTTTTGAATTGACGAAACGATTTGTAGATATGACTCCCGGCATATATCCAGCCTACAATATCGTTACCGCTTATGGAAGGGCCGCAGTACTGAATCTCGATTACCAACGTGCGAATCGTGTTATACCGATACCGTTTCATTTCATGAACAATTTATGCACGAACGTAAAACCGAGTAATTATTCATGGACCGAATTCTACACATATATGATTGATTTAAACGATCACGCGTTCTCATGGAAATCGATTGTAAATCGTTGCAGAGTCAATAAGGAGCCGATTCCACGATGGACGAATGTTGTAAGAGGTATAGAGGCGCGAGCTGGTAAAATGAAGATGCATAGAGAAATGCTTCAGCGATTTGATACCGATCGGAAGTTTCGCGCTTACTTTGAACAGGAAACAACAGAACTCCCGCAGTTCTATGTAGATCGCATACGAAATGACCTGGGTCCGTTGTGGGAGTGGCTTCCAGAGGGTGCTTTGCATTACGATCCGAACGCTTATCTCAAATCGGAACAGAGCAGGGCGTTAACTATAGCAGACAGCCCGACGGGGCAAAATCGGAAGGAGATATGA
- a CDS encoding Ig-like domain-containing protein, with translation MISSFVFLVVLIILLSGASSAVLAQQGAAPPKVVRIIPDVSEKISTDLKEIRIVFSEEMTGVDVAHCGVQRVGIRWEDDNTTHVISFSEPLSPSKVYRFILGRNEGYQNMAGVPLAEEYVLTFTTEGPEPVTPTFVDTTPVRVADIEGLDLSDKLLCRVSENPTEGFNFPYYLLIPQGISLDKPIYLLVEPNNTGVGSSFKSLDRNAKESIETCSASSVARKLKIPLLMPVFPRPGGTLYTHALDRETLLIRDGDLKRIDLQLIAMIAHAQTLLRHNDVKVNEKIFMNGFSASGTFTNRFAILHPTLVRAVATGGVNCIPTFPTDQWNGTTMRYPVGIADIKEIAGIDFDEAAYKRVSQYIYMGALDNNDTIPYRDAYDAVDAELVKNLIGAEMMPNRWDTSQSIYRTLEIPAQFVTYENTRHEIKDEMIDDVIGFFKANSGTEIVEINPYQYSDERINVPRAGAATESEEHADLTQQGTTPPKVVRTIPDVSEKVPMDLKEIRIVFNQKMTGVDVAHGGVPVGNVRWEDNNTIHVISFNQRLSPSKIYRLILGRNEGYRNMIGVPMEEEYVLTFTTEGPDPVTPTFVDMTPIHVTGIEELNLSNELLCRVSVDLTEGFAFPYYLFVPRGIDSSKPVHLLIEPCNTGTVSDNFKVHDKNAKGLAERSHATLIARKLKVPLLVPVFPRPGGERNHIYTHSLDRDTLLVKEGELRRIDLQLIKMIVHAQRLLRHNDLKVNEQVFMNGFSASGLFTNRFAILHPKVVRAVATGGVNSIPTFPTDRWSDTIMRYPIGIADVKEITRINFDETSYKKVSQYIYMGVLDNNDAIPWYQDAYDETGARSIKSLIEVKMMPDRWHLSQLIYKTLEIPAQFVTYEDTGHEIKSEMIDDIVAFFEANAGDKIVEIVPHQYPIGE, from the coding sequence ATGATAAGCAGTTTCGTCTTTTTGGTAGTGTTAATAATCCTTTTGAGCGGTGCATCAAGTGCTGTTTTGGCACAGCAAGGGGCAGCACCCCCAAAAGTTGTAAGGATTATTCCCGACGTATCTGAAAAAATTTCAACGGATCTCAAGGAGATAAGGATTGTCTTCAGTGAAGAAATGACAGGTGTTGATGTGGCGCATTGTGGGGTCCAGCGGGTCGGTATCCGGTGGGAAGACGACAACACAACCCATGTTATTTCATTTAGTGAACCCTTATCACCCTCAAAAGTCTATCGGTTTATATTAGGACGCAACGAGGGCTACCAAAATATGGCTGGAGTTCCGTTAGCAGAAGAATATGTGCTCACCTTCACAACGGAGGGACCCGAACCGGTTACGCCTACTTTTGTAGATACAACGCCTGTTCGTGTGGCAGATATTGAAGGGCTTGATCTTTCAGACAAGCTGCTTTGTCGCGTTTCCGAAAACCCCACAGAAGGGTTTAACTTCCCATATTATCTACTCATTCCACAAGGAATAAGCTTGGACAAACCGATTTATCTACTTGTAGAACCAAACAACACAGGGGTTGGTAGCAGTTTTAAAAGCCTTGATAGGAATGCAAAGGAATCAATAGAGACATGTTCTGCCAGTAGTGTCGCAAGAAAACTAAAAATACCGTTGCTCATGCCTGTTTTTCCGAGACCCGGTGGGACGCTCTACACACACGCTTTGGATAGGGAAACACTCCTGATTAGAGATGGAGATCTCAAGCGAATTGACTTGCAGCTAATTGCAATGATAGCGCATGCCCAAACACTGCTGCGACACAATGATGTGAAGGTAAATGAGAAGATTTTCATGAACGGATTTTCGGCTTCCGGGACGTTTACAAATCGGTTTGCGATTTTACATCCAACACTTGTTCGTGCTGTAGCGACGGGTGGAGTCAACTGCATTCCGACCTTTCCAACGGATCAGTGGAACGGGACCACAATGCGTTACCCTGTTGGAATTGCTGACATAAAAGAGATCGCTGGTATTGATTTTGACGAAGCGGCATATAAACGTGTTTCCCAGTACATTTATATGGGTGCCTTGGATAACAATGACACCATTCCATACCGAGATGCTTATGATGCGGTTGACGCTGAATTGGTCAAAAACCTCATTGGTGCTGAAATGATGCCAAATCGGTGGGACACGAGTCAGTCGATATATAGGACACTTGAAATCCCTGCGCAATTTGTTACGTACGAGAATACCCGGCATGAAATCAAGGATGAGATGATTGATGATGTCATCGGGTTTTTCAAGGCGAATTCGGGTACTGAGATAGTTGAAATTAACCCATACCAATATTCAGACGAACGCATCAACGTTCCGCGTGCCGGTGCTGCTACGGAAAGCGAAGAACATGCTGATTTGACCCAACAAGGGACAACACCTCCAAAAGTAGTGAGAACCATTCCCGACGTATCTGAAAAAGTTCCAATGGATCTCAAGGAGATAAGGATTGTTTTCAATCAAAAAATGACAGGTGTCGATGTGGCGCACGGTGGGGTTCCGGTCGGCAATGTCCGGTGGGAAGACAACAACACAATCCACGTTATTTCGTTTAATCAACGTCTATCACCCTCAAAGATTTACCGGCTTATATTGGGACGCAATGAAGGTTATAGAAACATGATAGGGGTTCCGATGGAAGAAGAGTATGTCCTTACATTTACAACGGAGGGTCCCGATCCAGTTACGCCTACTTTTGTGGATATGACACCTATCCATGTAACAGGTATTGAGGAACTAAACCTCTCGAATGAGCTACTTTGCCGCGTTTCAGTTGACCTCACAGAAGGATTTGCTTTTCCGTATTATCTGTTTGTTCCACGAGGAATAGATTCCAGCAAGCCGGTTCATCTACTGATAGAGCCTTGCAACACCGGAACAGTTAGCGACAATTTTAAAGTCCACGATAAGAATGCGAAGGGATTAGCAGAGAGATCTCATGCGACTCTAATCGCAAGAAAACTGAAAGTTCCATTGCTTGTGCCTGTTTTTCCGAGACCCGGTGGAGAGCGGAATCATATCTACACGCATTCTTTAGATAGAGATACCCTCCTTGTTAAAGAGGGCGAACTTAGGCGGATCGACTTACAACTTATCAAAATGATAGTCCATGCACAGCGGCTTCTGCGGCACAATGACCTAAAGGTAAATGAGCAGGTTTTCATGAACGGATTTTCGGCTTCAGGGTTGTTTACAAATCGGTTTGCGATTTTGCATCCGAAGGTTGTCCGAGCGGTCGCGACGGGTGGTGTCAATAGTATACCGACCTTTCCAACGGATCGCTGGAGTGATACCATAATGCGTTATCCTATCGGAATTGCAGACGTGAAAGAGATCACTAGGATTAACTTTGATGAAACGTCATATAAGAAGGTGTCCCAGTACATCTACATGGGTGTACTTGATAACAATGATGCTATTCCGTGGTATCAAGATGCTTATGATGAAACAGGTGCCAGATCGATCAAAAGTCTCATTGAAGTTAAAATGATGCCGGATCGATGGCACTTAAGCCAATTAATATACAAAACGCTTGAGATTCCTGCCCAATTTGTTACCTATGAGGATACCGGGCATGAAATCAAAAGTGAAATGATTGATGATATTGTCGCCTTTTTTGAGGCAAACGCTGGGGATAAAATTGTTGAAATCGTTCCGCATCAATATCCGATTGGAGAGTGA
- a CDS encoding mandelate racemase/muconate lactonizing enzyme family protein: MADYEDKGSQIRVTNLEAFPMGVKAYVKIETNMGVTGWGEINNMETTVTCALARSLSEMIIDENPTRIEHHWQRLFRAHRNIRGGGLMVHTISAIDMALWDIAGKLWGVPVYRLLGGPCRDKIWKYPSPKAIKTGPGGSKPFAGSPDEIADMVQRVRDARERVGSDGAVMFDAHSCLPPPIVKQFASYLQPDDLLFLEEAWVPGNIEVMRKIRESVPVPLATGERDRTIWEVREILEAQVIDILQPDVGHGGGITQVKKVAALAEAHHVPIAPHCTMSYLGLTASFHLSAAVPFFLIHEGYENVLPEGVARKTWEMDEEGYVSLPEGPGLGVEVDEAKVIEVGQEAGRRFTWPNSRLADGSIADY; the protein is encoded by the coding sequence ATGGCAGACTATGAAGATAAAGGTTCGCAGATTCGAGTGACAAACCTTGAGGCTTTCCCAATGGGTGTGAAAGCCTACGTCAAGATTGAAACGAACATGGGTGTTACGGGGTGGGGCGAGATCAATAATATGGAGACAACCGTCACCTGTGCGTTGGCGCGTTCGTTGTCGGAAATGATTATTGATGAGAACCCGACGCGTATTGAACATCACTGGCAACGCTTGTTCCGCGCACATCGCAACATCCGTGGTGGTGGGTTGATGGTGCATACGATCTCTGCGATTGATATGGCGTTGTGGGATATTGCTGGGAAACTCTGGGGTGTGCCGGTCTATCGCCTACTTGGAGGTCCCTGCCGCGATAAAATTTGGAAATATCCAAGTCCGAAAGCGATTAAAACGGGACCGGGAGGCTCTAAGCCGTTTGCAGGTTCTCCTGATGAAATTGCTGATATGGTGCAGCGCGTGCGCGATGCACGGGAGAGGGTCGGTTCCGACGGTGCTGTTATGTTTGATGCACATAGCTGCTTACCACCGCCTATCGTCAAACAGTTCGCGAGTTACTTACAGCCCGATGATCTCCTCTTCTTAGAGGAGGCGTGGGTGCCGGGCAATATTGAAGTGATGCGCAAAATCAGGGAGTCCGTTCCTGTACCACTGGCGACAGGGGAGCGCGACCGTACAATATGGGAGGTTCGTGAGATCCTTGAGGCGCAGGTGATTGACATCCTTCAACCCGATGTTGGACACGGTGGGGGCATTACACAGGTTAAGAAGGTCGCGGCACTTGCGGAAGCACATCACGTCCCGATTGCACCGCACTGCACGATGTCCTACCTCGGTCTCACAGCGAGTTTTCACTTGTCCGCTGCTGTGCCGTTTTTCCTTATCCACGAAGGCTATGAGAACGTCCTTCCAGAGGGTGTTGCTCGCAAGACGTGGGAGATGGACGAAGAGGGCTATGTGTCGCTTCCTGAAGGCCCCGGCTTAGGGGTCGAAGTGGATGAGGCAAAGGTTATTGAAGTCGGACAGGAAGCGGGTAGACGTTTCACCTGGCCGAACAGTCGATTGGCGGATGGCTCCATCGCCGATTATTAG
- a CDS encoding M1 family aminopeptidase, whose amino-acid sequence MKKTVKSERTIVFAADAATENGEHLAEGTLNFKKTDTALASTGSRTRGRSGGYPLPMYMLLHYVSYGGNVNLFRFPLVIGDGWEREGPGGSKAAASLEGYETVETSTETFPSCLKHKTVFTDADVAGPNAELGKAYLDGTRYLWFAEGVGLVKMRYEHSNGVVTEAELLEYEIPAEAQEYLPLQIGNMWAYKWQNDYRDAAIIEEWHVIRNFSAPENLDNPMELVSARYKVKMDATERRVAHVTCVLTPKVSSNLNGDRKPLLLSMSHFGAGNLYDGYGRYLRDLRATNANGERIPVTEIGKTQWMVETENDAPVTLDYKVLLNHDEREWQFGKPETPYLQEDCIFLPGYAVFIVAEVEDIELYLDVPENWRVSTSWQRIGNERHRFAITDENNLMSAYLLLGTHSERIARLSKAAEEVEIVLALGGRFRASMDEVQKTVESLLHTYSEVFEGTPKERMLFVANPDEKHRGGGVSGRSISVLTSGSLSETDRSFWGPLVAHEVFHIWLGKTIGFKWQEYWFSEGFTEYYSRIVCTRLGLTSESDFLRDLESKWESYLSRQGELSIREAGEDKSVNRELVYQGGSLIAAALDLQIRSLTQNLRSLDDVMKQIYREFGLTGNKYTMRDVIRVVNQIAGEDLEPFFCKYVSGTERLPLEEYLEKAGKDSHVEFSEELPSLGYIVHEMLQISSFGGPTGGGMFIHESEQYQDDDNLIGVNGAPVKFFDDIRKAAKDWKPGDVVELTLERVGKEIILPITLGGDASKEIPLEAGPIDVTITKRTDSTDFQRSIWSGMLGNGNHPFQEGTHERSGY is encoded by the coding sequence ATGAAAAAAACGGTTAAATCCGAACGCACTATTGTATTTGCTGCTGATGCTGCTACAGAAAATGGTGAGCATTTGGCGGAAGGGACTCTCAATTTCAAGAAAACCGATACCGCTTTGGCATCTACCGGTTCTCGCACGAGAGGGCGCAGTGGCGGCTATCCGCTACCGATGTACATGTTGCTACACTATGTTAGTTATGGTGGTAACGTTAACCTCTTTAGATTTCCTTTAGTTATTGGAGATGGTTGGGAGCGGGAGGGGCCTGGTGGATCAAAAGCAGCCGCGAGTTTGGAAGGGTATGAGACGGTCGAAACCTCCACTGAGACTTTCCCATCGTGTCTGAAACATAAAACTGTGTTCACAGACGCTGATGTTGCGGGTCCCAATGCTGAACTGGGGAAGGCGTACTTAGACGGCACGCGCTATCTATGGTTTGCCGAGGGCGTTGGACTCGTGAAGATGCGCTATGAGCATTCCAACGGTGTTGTCACGGAAGCTGAGCTGCTTGAATATGAAATTCCTGCCGAAGCCCAAGAATACCTTCCGTTACAAATCGGTAATATGTGGGCCTACAAATGGCAGAACGATTATCGCGACGCAGCGATTATTGAAGAGTGGCACGTCATCAGAAATTTCAGTGCACCTGAAAATCTTGATAATCCCATGGAACTTGTATCGGCGCGGTATAAAGTTAAAATGGATGCTACGGAACGGCGTGTAGCGCATGTCACGTGTGTCTTAACGCCGAAAGTAAGTAGTAATCTAAACGGAGATAGAAAGCCGTTACTCTTGTCCATGAGCCATTTTGGTGCTGGGAATTTATACGATGGATATGGCAGATATCTCCGCGATTTAAGAGCTACCAATGCCAATGGCGAAAGAATACCGGTCACAGAGATTGGCAAAACACAGTGGATGGTTGAAACTGAGAATGACGCGCCTGTGACACTGGACTACAAAGTATTGCTAAATCATGATGAGCGGGAATGGCAGTTCGGTAAGCCTGAAACCCCTTACCTCCAAGAGGACTGTATTTTCTTGCCCGGATATGCCGTGTTCATCGTTGCAGAAGTGGAGGATATCGAACTTTATCTTGATGTTCCCGAGAATTGGCGTGTCTCAACATCATGGCAGCGTATTGGAAACGAAAGACACCGTTTTGCTATCACGGACGAGAACAATTTGATGTCTGCCTATCTCTTACTTGGGACGCATTCCGAGAGGATAGCACGTTTGTCAAAGGCGGCGGAAGAGGTAGAAATTGTGCTTGCACTGGGTGGACGCTTCAGAGCGTCTATGGATGAGGTTCAAAAAACTGTTGAATCACTCCTACACACGTATTCCGAAGTTTTTGAGGGTACGCCAAAGGAGCGTATGCTGTTTGTGGCGAACCCCGATGAAAAACACCGCGGAGGTGGTGTTTCTGGACGCAGTATCAGTGTTCTGACGAGTGGATCTTTGAGTGAAACGGATAGGAGTTTTTGGGGGCCGCTGGTTGCGCATGAGGTTTTCCATATCTGGCTTGGAAAAACGATCGGTTTTAAATGGCAGGAATACTGGTTTAGCGAAGGTTTCACCGAATACTATTCAAGAATTGTCTGTACCCGCCTCGGATTAACTTCTGAGAGTGATTTTCTCAGAGATCTTGAAAGCAAGTGGGAATCGTATCTATCTCGACAGGGTGAGCTCTCTATCCGAGAGGCGGGCGAGGACAAGTCCGTCAACCGAGAACTCGTTTATCAGGGAGGGAGTCTAATTGCTGCAGCTTTGGATTTACAGATTCGCAGTCTCACGCAAAACCTGAGGAGTTTGGACGATGTAATGAAGCAGATATATCGGGAATTCGGTCTCACCGGAAATAAATACACAATGCGTGATGTCATCAGAGTTGTCAACCAAATTGCGGGTGAAGATTTGGAACCGTTCTTCTGCAAGTATGTTTCGGGAACGGAACGCTTGCCTTTGGAGGAATATCTTGAGAAGGCTGGTAAAGATTCCCATGTAGAATTTAGCGAGGAACTTCCGAGTCTTGGGTATATTGTGCATGAGATGCTTCAAATCAGTTCATTTGGTGGTCCGACAGGAGGGGGTATGTTCATCCACGAGTCCGAGCAGTATCAGGATGACGACAACTTGATAGGGGTCAACGGCGCACCAGTGAAGTTTTTTGACGACATCAGGAAGGCTGCCAAAGATTGGAAACCCGGTGATGTGGTGGAGTTAACCCTTGAAAGAGTGGGGAAAGAGATTATCCTACCCATCACGTTGGGAGGGGACGCGTCTAAAGAAATCCCATTGGAGGCAGGTCCTATTGATGTTACCATTACGAAGAGAACGGATAGCACGGACTTCCAACGCTCGATCTGGTCAGGGATGTTGGGCAATGGGAATCATCCTTTTCAGGAGGGAACTCATGAAAGAAGCGGTTATTGA
- a CDS encoding sigma-70 family RNA polymerase sigma factor, whose translation MDFNNQGEDVTLIQRILSGDEGAFTALMERHRKWIHSLAWREIGDFHAAQEITQDTFIQAFKSLPNLRDTNRFLGWLYVIAKRQCIEWLRRKPITMQSLDAMPKAELETVFYTQYLEKEQTQASTDGLREVVERLLQKLPEAERSVMVLHYFNGLTCEEVGTRLDVSLNTVKSRLYRARKRLEQEESMLRENLSPNLLKSEPRYIGVQATAATETGQHLAEGGFDLSQTDKVFTSIGSRTTGLRGDYPLPMYMLLHYINHRGNEMNLFRFPLVIGSCWEQEGPHQSKATITLEGYENVEISAGSFSSCLKHKTVFTDADVEDPHAEDGNAYINGTRYLWFAEGVGLVKMRYEHSSGVITEAELLEYEMPVQEQEYLPSQIGTRWTYRWQNDYRDEAIVEEWHVIRNFSHPANLDNPMELASARYEVKIEAAERRVANVKCLLTPKGSSGATEDRKPLLLYMSRFGAEYVYDGYGRYLRDLTVTDAKGERLPVEEIGKTQWLVETRDASPVTLRYKVLLNHDEREWAPGPDEAPYVQEDCIFCPGYALFVVGEVSDVELYLDVPDNWHVSTPWERIESDEHRFVCKDQDDLMFAYLVIGEHHERLVKVGDTEIVLATGAHFKASMNEVQGTVEALLNAYSGIFGGTPSGKLLFVANPYHEKGSMSGGASGRSISVLIGGELDEASRRFWLPLVGYMVSSLWIGGQILNFKEQEYWLGAGFPRYYSDIVSVRLGLTSESRFLRSFERRWEAYLSQQGELSIREAGKDKSANRELVYDGGSLVAAALDLQIRTLTQNRSSLDDVMKQMYQEFGLTNSTYTMNDVIKIVSQITGKDFKPFFHKYVAGTERLPLEEYLKDAGIDVEIDFGERLPSLGYVLFEMLQIQSLGGPTSGGMFIHHSPQYQDDDELVGINGTPVKTFDDIRKVAKGWKSGDVVDLTLGREGKEIILPITLAGDASKKPPLETGVIDVTITKSEDSTESQRAIWLGMLGKENSD comes from the coding sequence ATGGATTTTAACAATCAAGGCGAAGACGTTACTCTGATTCAACGCATCTTGTCGGGTGATGAAGGTGCGTTCACCGCGCTGATGGAAAGACATCGGAAGTGGATTCATTCGCTCGCATGGCGTGAGATCGGTGATTTCCACGCGGCACAAGAAATTACGCAGGACACATTCATTCAGGCTTTTAAATCACTTCCAAATTTAAGAGACACCAATCGTTTTTTAGGATGGTTATATGTAATAGCAAAACGTCAGTGTATTGAATGGCTGCGGCGGAAGCCGATTACCATGCAATCACTGGATGCCATGCCGAAAGCCGAGTTAGAAACGGTATTCTATACGCAGTATCTTGAGAAGGAGCAGACGCAAGCATCAACAGATGGACTGCGTGAAGTTGTGGAACGCCTTCTTCAGAAGTTACCAGAAGCAGAACGTTCAGTGATGGTATTGCACTATTTCAACGGCTTGACATGTGAAGAGGTAGGTACGCGTTTGGATGTATCCCTGAACACAGTGAAAAGTCGACTATATCGTGCACGGAAACGGTTGGAGCAGGAGGAGTCGATGCTTCGAGAAAACTTAAGTCCAAATTTATTGAAAAGCGAACCGCGATACATTGGTGTTCAAGCGACCGCGGCAACCGAAACCGGTCAACATTTAGCGGAAGGCGGTTTCGACCTCAGTCAAACCGATAAGGTTTTCACATCTATCGGTTCTCGTACGACAGGACTCAGAGGGGATTACCCGCTGCCAATGTACATGTTGCTACACTACATTAACCACCGTGGTAATGAGATGAACCTTTTTAGATTTCCTTTGGTTATTGGAAGTTGCTGGGAGCAGGAAGGTCCTCACCAATCGAAGGCAACGATAACCTTGGAAGGATATGAAAATGTCGAAATCTCTGCTGGGAGTTTCTCATCGTGCCTGAAACATAAAACTGTCTTCACAGACGCTGACGTGGAAGACCCCCACGCTGAAGATGGAAACGCGTATATAAATGGCACGCGTTATCTGTGGTTTGCCGAGGGCGTTGGACTCGTGAAGATGCGCTATGAGCATTCCAGTGGTGTTATTACAGAAGCCGAGTTGCTTGAGTATGAAATGCCTGTCCAAGAACAAGAATATCTACCTTCGCAAATTGGCACGCGATGGACATACAGATGGCAGAACGATTATCGCGATGAAGCGATCGTTGAAGAGTGGCACGTCATCCGGAATTTCAGTCATCCCGCGAATCTTGATAACCCGATGGAGCTTGCTTCGGCGAGGTATGAGGTTAAAATAGAAGCCGCTGAACGACGCGTGGCAAACGTCAAGTGTCTGCTAACACCGAAAGGCAGCAGCGGCGCAACAGAGGATCGAAAGCCTTTGCTGTTATACATGAGTCGATTTGGGGCTGAGTATGTATATGATGGATATGGTCGGTATCTTCGAGATTTGACCGTTACCGATGCAAAAGGTGAGAGGTTGCCGGTAGAGGAGATTGGCAAAACACAGTGGTTGGTTGAAACGCGGGATGCATCCCCTGTAACGTTGCGTTACAAAGTGTTGCTGAATCACGATGAACGGGAGTGGGCACCGGGTCCAGATGAAGCCCCTTATGTCCAAGAGGACTGTATTTTCTGTCCAGGGTATGCGCTGTTTGTTGTCGGTGAGGTGAGCGATGTTGAACTGTACCTTGATGTTCCTGATAATTGGCATGTCTCAACGCCTTGGGAGCGGATTGAGTCTGATGAGCACCGTTTCGTTTGCAAGGATCAGGACGACTTGATGTTTGCGTATCTCGTGATTGGTGAACACCACGAACGTTTGGTGAAGGTTGGGGATACCGAGATTGTACTGGCGACTGGGGCACACTTCAAAGCGTCGATGAATGAAGTCCAGGGTACTGTTGAGGCACTGCTGAACGCGTATTCAGGGATATTCGGTGGCACCCCGAGCGGTAAGCTGTTATTTGTCGCAAACCCATATCACGAAAAGGGAAGCATGAGTGGGGGTGCGTCCGGGCGCAGCATCAGCGTGTTGATCGGTGGTGAATTGGATGAAGCGAGCAGACGTTTTTGGTTACCGCTGGTGGGATACATGGTTTCCTCTCTCTGGATTGGCGGGCAGATTCTCAATTTTAAGGAGCAGGAATATTGGTTGGGCGCGGGTTTCCCGAGATATTATTCAGATATTGTTTCTGTCCGTCTTGGGCTTACTTCTGAAAGCCGTTTTCTCAGGAGTTTTGAACGCAGGTGGGAAGCATATCTATCCCAACAGGGGGAGTTGTCTATCCGTGAGGCAGGGAAAGATAAATCTGCTAACCGAGAACTCGTTTATGATGGCGGTAGTTTAGTCGCTGCGGCTTTGGACTTGCAAATTCGCACACTTACACAAAATCGAAGCAGCTTAGACGATGTGATGAAGCAGATGTATCAGGAATTCGGTCTTACCAACAGCACGTACACGATGAACGATGTCATCAAGATCGTCAGCCAGATTACGGGTAAAGATTTTAAACCCTTCTTCCACAAATATGTGGCAGGGACAGAGCGATTGCCTTTAGAAGAATACCTTAAAGATGCGGGTATAGATGTTGAGATAGACTTTGGTGAAAGACTTCCGAGCCTTGGATATGTTCTTTTTGAGATGCTTCAGATTCAGTCTCTTGGAGGACCAACAAGTGGTGGTATGTTCATCCATCATTCACCGCAGTATCAGGATGACGATGAATTGGTAGGCATCAACGGCACACCAGTTAAGACATTTGACGACATCAGGAAGGTTGCCAAAGGTTGGAAATCCGGTGATGTGGTGGATTTGACCCTTGGGCGAGAAGGCAAAGAGATTATCCTACCTATCACATTAGCAGGTGATGCTTCTAAAAAACCGCCTTTAGAGACGGGCGTTATTGATGTTACGATCACAAAAAGCGAAGATAGCACGGAATCGCAACGCGCTATCTGGTTGGGAATGTTGGGAAAGGAGAATTCTGACTGA